A single window of Candidatus Rhabdochlamydia oedothoracis DNA harbors:
- a CDS encoding transposase, with the protein MSKQGLNEEQFKILEPQMEKWVNRNHYGRKLAPWRPVVNTIFWVLRT; encoded by the coding sequence ATGAGCAAGCAAGGATTAAATGAAGAACAGTTTAAAATACTCGAACCTCAAATGGAAAAATGGGTAAATCGTAACCATTATGGAAGAAAATTAGCGCCATGGAGACCTGTAGTAAATACTATTTTCTGGGTGCTTCGGACATGA
- a CDS encoding IS30 family transposase encodes MIFNNQTQGETLPKGYHHLTYDQRCQIYILKARGDTSSSIANILKVHHSTISRELKRNKGQRGYRHQQAQEKAFLRKNSQPNKKMTPQIVTRIEEKIKLQWSPIQISGWLKRHGKEHVSHETIYNHIWKDKRQGGQLYRELRHRGKKYNKQRKGASGRGNMPGRIDIKQRPCIVEKKTRLGDWELDTVIGAGHKGVIVSMVERTSKLTKLAKVSHKTAEEVSQALIEQLKPIKDFVHTLTADNGKEFAYHQMVSFELETDFYFATPYHSWERGLNEHTNGLVRQYFPKTQSFLDTTSKDIERVETLLNNRPRKALNFETPLEVFTRLSTNMLCSGAQ; translated from the coding sequence GTGATTTTTAACAATCAAACACAAGGAGAGACCTTGCCTAAAGGCTACCATCACCTAACCTATGACCAAAGATGTCAGATTTATATTTTAAAAGCTAGAGGAGATACATCTAGCTCAATAGCAAACATTCTAAAAGTTCATCATAGCACTATTAGTAGGGAACTTAAGAGAAATAAAGGGCAACGAGGATACCGTCATCAGCAAGCTCAAGAAAAAGCATTTCTTAGAAAAAATTCTCAGCCCAATAAAAAAATGACTCCTCAAATAGTTACCCGTATTGAAGAAAAAATCAAGTTGCAATGGAGCCCTATACAAATATCCGGATGGCTTAAAAGACATGGTAAAGAACATGTTAGTCATGAGACCATCTATAATCATATCTGGAAAGATAAACGACAGGGAGGACAGCTTTATAGAGAGCTCCGTCATCGAGGGAAAAAATATAACAAGCAGAGAAAGGGAGCTTCTGGAAGAGGGAACATGCCTGGTCGTATAGATATTAAGCAACGGCCTTGTATTGTAGAAAAAAAGACTCGTTTAGGAGACTGGGAACTAGATACAGTCATAGGGGCAGGACATAAAGGCGTAATTGTATCAATGGTAGAAAGAACTTCCAAGCTAACTAAGCTCGCCAAAGTTTCTCATAAAACTGCAGAGGAAGTAAGTCAAGCGTTAATTGAACAACTTAAACCTATCAAAGATTTTGTACACACATTAACAGCAGACAACGGAAAAGAATTTGCCTATCACCAAATGGTTAGTTTCGAGCTAGAGACAGACTTCTACTTTGCAACGCCCTACCATTCTTGGGAAAGAGGCTTAAATGAGCATACAAACGGACTAGTTAGGCAATATTTTCCTAAAACACAAAGCTTTTTAGATACGACTTCCAAGGATATAGAAAGGGTGGAAACTTTACTAAATAACAGACCTAGAAAGGCTCTCAACTTCGAAACTCCACTAGAAGTGTTTACGAGATTATCTACAAACATGCTATGCTCGGGTGCACAATAG
- a CDS encoding transposase: MVFFSSGSGGGEQVDYGYKGKGVTSHLLVEKSGKPLAITFTSASGDEKKQVIPLLRKVIPFIKKAWNQGKVPIIEADKGYDSEQTRIDVLSHEVFPLIARKRNTKGYKIKGICYLEKQRWVVERTISWLKTCFRRLTVRWERKAIYWNGLLMFGLLGYWMNFLSRQVSLKQ; the protein is encoded by the coding sequence ATGGTTTTTTTTTCCAGCGGAAGCGGAGGAGGAGAGCAAGTTGATTATGGCTACAAAGGTAAAGGCGTGACATCGCATTTACTGGTAGAAAAATCAGGAAAGCCTCTTGCAATCACTTTTACATCAGCATCCGGGGATGAGAAAAAACAAGTGATCCCTCTGCTTAGGAAAGTCATTCCCTTCATTAAAAAAGCATGGAATCAGGGAAAAGTACCCATAATTGAAGCAGATAAAGGTTATGACTCAGAGCAAACACGTATCGATGTTCTTTCCCATGAGGTTTTTCCTCTGATAGCTCGGAAAAGAAACACTAAGGGATATAAGATAAAAGGCATTTGCTACCTTGAAAAGCAACGTTGGGTCGTTGAGAGAACGATTTCTTGGTTAAAGACATGCTTCCGTCGTCTTACAGTGCGCTGGGAAAGAAAGGCAATATATTGGAACGGACTATTAATGTTTGGACTACTGGGATATTGGATGAATTTCTTAAGTCGGCAAGTATCTTTAAAACAGTAA
- a CDS encoding transposase, giving the protein MSKQGLNEEQFKILEPQMEKWVNRNHYGRKLAPWRPVVNTIFWVLRTGAPWKDAPRNKEFSHPSTAHAWLGRMQSAGFLDQFLEELLKLAEQLGCIDAQRLSVDGFFFQRTRRRRAS; this is encoded by the coding sequence ATGAGCAAGCAAGGATTAAATGAAGAACAGTTTAAAATACTCGAACCTCAAATGGAAAAATGGGTAAATCGTAACCATTATGGAAGAAAATTAGCGCCATGGAGACCTGTAGTGAATACTATTTTCTGGGTGCTTCGGACAGGAGCTCCTTGGAAAGATGCACCTAGAAACAAGGAGTTTTCTCATCCCTCAACAGCACACGCATGGCTTGGAAGAATGCAATCTGCTGGATTTTTAGATCAATTTTTAGAAGAGCTGCTTAAGCTTGCCGAACAGCTGGGGTGTATTGATGCCCAGAGACTCTCTGTAGATGGTTTTTTTTTCCAGCGGACGCGGAGGAGGAGAGCAAGTTGA
- a CDS encoding helix-turn-helix domain-containing protein has product MNSIEPAEEKKFVTLSEAAKINKVTRQAIYVAIKQKKLKAYKNPTRWIIDMEDLDQYKKMKYSRSKSMHNGELLFDNKKGYYSIQQAAKLLKVPYQKIYYATRIGLLKACRKGSAWIVHIDNIKQYQSCYLNKMISNIDEDVS; this is encoded by the coding sequence ATGAATTCAATCGAACCCGCAGAGGAAAAAAAGTTTGTTACGCTATCAGAAGCGGCAAAAATTAATAAGGTGACACGTCAAGCTATTTATGTAGCGATTAAACAAAAAAAGTTAAAAGCTTATAAAAATCCAACTCGTTGGATTATTGATATGGAGGATTTAGATCAATATAAAAAAATGAAATACTCTCGTTCTAAGTCTATGCATAATGGAGAGTTACTGTTTGATAATAAAAAAGGGTATTATTCGATTCAGCAAGCTGCTAAATTATTAAAAGTGCCTTATCAAAAAATTTACTATGCAACACGTATTGGTCTATTAAAAGCCTGTCGTAAAGGATCCGCATGGATTGTGCATATTGATAATATTAAGCAATATCAAAGTTGCTATCTGAATAAAATGATTTCTAATATAGATGAGGATGTTTCCTAA
- a CDS encoding transposase, with amino-acid sequence MVFFSSGRGGGEQVDYGYKGKGVTSHLLVEKSGKPLAITFTSASGDEKKQVIPLLRKVIPFIKKAWNQGKVPILEADKGYDSEQTRIDVLSHEVFPLIARKRNTKGYKIKGICYLEKQRWVVERTISWLKTCFRRLTVRWERKAIYWNGLLMFGLLGYWMNFLSRQVSLKQ; translated from the coding sequence ATGGTTTTTTTTTCCAGCGGACGCGGAGGAGGAGAGCAAGTTGATTATGGCTACAAAGGTAAAGGCGTGACATCGCATTTACTGGTAGAAAAATCAGGAAAGCCTCTTGCAATCACTTTTACATCAGCATCCGGGGATGAGAAAAAACAAGTGATCCCTCTGCTTAGGAAAGTCATTCCCTTCATTAAAAAAGCATGGAATCAGGGAAAAGTACCCATACTTGAAGCAGATAAAGGTTATGACTCAGAGCAAACACGTATCGATGTTCTTTCCCATGAGGTTTTTCCTCTGATAGCTCGGAAAAGAAACACTAAGGGATATAAGATAAAAGGCATTTGCTACCTTGAAAAGCAACGTTGGGTCGTTGAGAGAACGATTTCTTGGTTAAAGACATGCTTCCGTCGTCTTACAGTGCGCTGGGAAAGAAAGGCAATATATTGGAACGGACTATTAATGTTTGGACTACTGGGATATTGGATGAATTTCTTAAGTCGGCAAGTATCTTTAAAACAGTAA
- the recJ gene encoding single-stranded-DNA-specific exonuclease RecJ, giving the protein MILNYCDPIWVYPKVDPEWHKTIIKEFSIHPVTAYVLASRNFKTLEEIHDFLYAKLPHLFDPHLFPDMDKAVHRVLQALSQKENILIYGDNDVDGITAATLLTEFLRFICGNVFFYIPNRNSLKQSLILDAIDFAIQKQCKLIITVDCGITAANEIQEAVKKNIDVIVTDHHEPTSKLPHCIATLNPKLFNSTYPNRNLTGVGVAFKLAHAITNTLIANGSISPTKIDLKRYLDLVALGTIADMGSLLGENRILVRYGLRQMRKTRRIGLAKLFFICSLKLGEITPIDIASKVAPRLNSLGRIADPLKGVELLLIRDANAAESLAKELDLNNIERQKIERRDSEDLEQYILRNPQILRQKAIVISSNKWHPGIIPIITARIAKQYNRPTVVISIDQGLGKGSIRTIPEFPLLQHLRESSDLLENFGGHDFAAGLTIKEENIPAFKKQFIKAANLHLKDQDIIAKIYLNANIQFGDLTFDFMESFNLLEPFGNENPAPILYCDAKQIWPPKIVGKTHLKLYLEQQDRMLEGIAFGMADKRQRLLKKKLILHIAFTPHINNFLNKSSIQLQVRDFQLASFP; this is encoded by the coding sequence ATGATATTAAACTACTGCGATCCTATATGGGTTTATCCCAAAGTTGATCCAGAATGGCATAAAACAATTATTAAAGAGTTTAGCATTCATCCTGTTACAGCCTATGTTCTAGCTTCTAGAAATTTTAAAACTTTAGAAGAGATACATGATTTTTTATATGCTAAACTCCCCCATTTATTTGATCCGCATCTTTTTCCTGATATGGATAAAGCTGTGCATCGCGTCCTACAAGCCCTTTCTCAAAAGGAGAATATTCTCATCTATGGAGATAATGATGTCGATGGAATTACAGCAGCGACTCTTCTAACAGAATTTTTAAGATTTATTTGTGGAAATGTCTTTTTCTATATACCTAATCGCAATTCGCTTAAACAGAGTTTAATTCTTGATGCTATTGACTTTGCTATCCAAAAACAATGTAAATTAATTATTACAGTGGACTGCGGCATTACCGCTGCTAATGAAATTCAGGAAGCTGTTAAAAAAAATATCGATGTAATTGTAACAGACCATCATGAGCCTACTTCGAAGTTGCCTCACTGTATTGCCACATTAAATCCCAAGTTATTTAACAGCACTTATCCCAATCGAAATCTTACCGGAGTAGGAGTTGCTTTCAAACTAGCTCACGCTATTACAAATACCTTGATCGCAAATGGATCTATTAGTCCTACAAAAATCGATCTTAAACGCTATTTAGATTTAGTTGCTTTAGGTACAATTGCTGATATGGGTTCTCTTTTGGGTGAAAATAGAATCCTTGTGCGTTATGGCCTACGCCAAATGCGAAAAACCAGAAGAATTGGTCTTGCTAAGTTATTTTTCATCTGTAGTCTTAAATTAGGAGAGATCACTCCTATTGATATCGCTTCTAAAGTAGCACCCCGTCTCAATAGCCTGGGAAGAATCGCAGATCCTCTTAAAGGTGTGGAATTGCTATTGATTCGAGATGCTAATGCAGCTGAATCCTTAGCAAAAGAATTAGACTTAAATAACATTGAAAGACAAAAAATTGAAAGACGTGATTCTGAAGACTTAGAACAATATATTTTACGTAATCCTCAAATACTTCGTCAAAAAGCCATTGTCATCTCTTCTAATAAATGGCACCCTGGGATTATTCCCATTATTACCGCTCGTATTGCCAAGCAATATAATAGACCAACTGTGGTTATTTCCATTGATCAAGGCTTAGGAAAGGGCTCCATAAGAACAATTCCTGAATTCCCTCTTTTACAACATTTGCGTGAGAGTAGTGACCTTTTGGAAAACTTTGGTGGTCATGATTTTGCAGCAGGTCTGACCATTAAAGAAGAAAACATTCCCGCTTTTAAAAAGCAATTTATAAAAGCCGCTAATCTTCACCTCAAAGATCAGGATATCATTGCTAAAATTTATCTAAATGCAAATATACAGTTTGGAGATTTAACCTTTGATTTTATGGAATCTTTTAATTTGCTCGAGCCTTTTGGAAATGAAAACCCCGCCCCAATTCTCTATTGTGATGCTAAACAAATTTGGCCTCCAAAAATCGTGGGTAAAACCCATCTTAAACTCTATCTTGAACAACAAGATCGCATGTTGGAAGGTATTGCCTTTGGAATGGCCGACAAGAGACAGCGTTTACTTAAGAAAAAATTAATACTACATATTGCATTTACTCCTCATATTAATAACTTCTTAAATAAATCCAGCATCCAATTACAAGTTCGCGACTTTCAGCTTGCTAGCTTTCCTTAA
- the secD gene encoding protein translocase subunit SecD, protein MKKQKKWQLYLLFIVIALTVYNILPTVFYYTKPLHQPIEGKKAEQIAVSISERVNQLEEEAEKWLYSFCNLLEVKPQAIALDARQPQLITVSFKNTEEANLFRTYLPRAGQLIPFLPAQLFLHEDTDTNSRTVIVQRRIPIHFDAHTYYQFSHKLDSLGKPTPFYEKIVQDRALQIASSIAGSTQNALYLQNALKQTGAIQEDQFVQIAKNILSFTNVYGESSLITERYFASFTQCNLDDRRGFMQSWIQSLDALQTKLVKEKEQLQNKRAQAEKTAIFLTTLEQQRLESLSDKTQTLKQATQAIKKHLDLFVKAKNPLAYEDLQKNLTQDHNTQIIALKGYNPFIKSISIDFSQEKIFLDLYEDVEAMREKSLPPSHLADQADQLMYNEIAFIARSADEIISPFQGRFEITLNQLSDSKSFLAMNLGQIAHKMSSQVKETLLRFWHPIHPDLQRNALPIYDYDTYKTLPLAEQKLALVVYAPASYDAAPVPGFRSHSIYVVAKGMDKILSRLQNEGQSAQTNQFIQDFNQLREILQKSGFVDYSTAGYAFDPEFSQDLIFEQENYYQTLMKSTRENFKVSGTKRFAILEFTNLEQRLLTENKILNQMHEDLLKWRDDYFAAQNQARGVNKYDVPKPVHNIYWNNFCLSLKKYFRGDDRKILHWGLDLSGGKTVQLELIDRNGKTVVDPIDIKQGINELYARINKMGVSEVNIRQEGNTIALDFPGAQGLSASDLIKSSSMYFQIVNEKFSPNNPELADATQKFLQEIWNEAVVTNCKDIEDIHLIASKHLYGDSLDSELVQPRSEAAKTLYENGLRFVLSGSINSNFNETYSKIAMLRGSDFTSWNGQTHPLLIVFRNFALEGSNLENIHASYDPSKGNFLAFSVKGAFTDKSGNKQYPRDNLLAWTSQFSKEKIQGTAREAFSAGRGWRMAVILNGSIISSPTLDSELKDSGMITGSFTQREISQLEADLKAGSLSFTPHILAEKNVSPELGAKERIQGIIATMIALCLVIAAMVSYYRFGGMIASIAVIFNLLILWATLQNLQATLSLAGIAGIILTVGMAVDANVLVFERIREEFQTTGRIAMAIHVGYRKAFSAILDSNVTTIIAALVLLNFDSGPIKAFAITMIIGIISSMFTALFMTRFFFSKWVENPNHKKLNMLNWFKTKDFNFFKYAKPALFLSFCVILIGSFMLVTQRNTIFGMDFRGGYALTVELTPNTENNYRQSIEKALINAGATSNEIQIRELTPNNQARIFLSKSLQEEGHPFANLPFEYTLKESNYPYQTNPKIVWVVQSLEKSGLVLTLSSLQSLNKQWTEVSGQLSDTMRNNALIGISIAMLCILIYITIRFEFNYAISAILCLAHDLFFTLAAIAILHRLHVPIQIDLNTIAALMTIIGYSLNDTIIVFDRIREDMQFMRKMSLIDIMNHSLNVTLSRTLMTSGTTLLVLVPLLFLGGSTLFGFSLVMVIGVIFGTLSSLFIAAPLMKFFCERELQKLSKMKLNER, encoded by the coding sequence ATGAAAAAGCAAAAAAAATGGCAGTTATATCTACTCTTTATTGTTATTGCTCTTACCGTATACAATATATTGCCTACTGTTTTTTATTACACTAAACCTTTACATCAACCTATCGAAGGGAAAAAAGCAGAGCAAATCGCTGTCTCTATCTCTGAAAGAGTCAATCAGCTTGAAGAAGAAGCAGAAAAATGGCTATATTCTTTTTGCAATCTGCTTGAGGTAAAACCACAAGCAATAGCTCTTGATGCTAGACAACCTCAACTCATTACAGTTTCTTTTAAAAATACAGAAGAAGCTAACCTATTTCGTACTTATTTGCCTAGGGCAGGTCAACTGATTCCTTTTTTACCTGCACAGCTATTTTTACATGAAGATACCGATACAAATAGCAGAACGGTTATTGTGCAAAGACGCATTCCTATCCATTTTGATGCCCATACCTATTATCAATTCTCCCATAAGTTGGACTCTCTTGGAAAACCTACCCCCTTTTATGAGAAAATTGTTCAAGACCGCGCTCTACAAATAGCCTCTTCGATTGCCGGTTCTACGCAAAATGCTCTTTATTTACAAAATGCTTTAAAACAAACAGGTGCGATTCAAGAAGATCAGTTTGTGCAAATTGCTAAAAATATTCTTAGCTTTACCAATGTATATGGGGAGAGCTCTTTAATCACCGAGCGCTATTTTGCTAGCTTTACTCAATGCAATCTAGATGATCGCCGCGGTTTTATGCAAAGCTGGATTCAAAGCTTAGATGCTCTACAGACAAAGCTTGTAAAAGAAAAAGAGCAGCTTCAAAATAAAAGAGCACAAGCGGAAAAAACAGCTATATTCTTAACCACTTTAGAGCAACAAAGGCTTGAATCCTTAAGCGATAAAACACAAACTCTCAAGCAAGCTACCCAAGCTATCAAGAAACATCTCGATCTATTTGTAAAAGCCAAAAATCCTTTAGCTTACGAAGATTTACAAAAGAATTTGACACAGGATCATAATACGCAAATAATTGCTCTAAAGGGATATAACCCTTTTATTAAAAGTATTTCTATTGATTTTAGCCAGGAAAAAATCTTTTTAGATCTTTATGAAGATGTAGAAGCGATGAGAGAAAAAAGTCTACCGCCTTCTCATCTAGCGGATCAAGCAGATCAATTGATGTACAATGAAATCGCTTTCATTGCAAGATCAGCAGATGAAATAATTTCTCCTTTTCAAGGTCGTTTTGAAATCACATTAAATCAGTTATCCGATAGCAAAAGCTTTCTTGCTATGAATCTAGGCCAAATTGCGCATAAAATGTCTTCTCAAGTTAAAGAAACGCTCTTACGCTTTTGGCATCCCATTCACCCCGATCTACAACGTAATGCATTGCCTATTTACGACTACGATACTTATAAAACCCTTCCACTTGCAGAGCAAAAACTCGCTTTAGTTGTCTATGCACCAGCTAGTTATGATGCGGCCCCTGTGCCTGGATTTCGTTCCCATTCTATTTACGTAGTTGCTAAGGGTATGGATAAAATTTTATCTCGTTTGCAAAATGAGGGCCAGTCCGCTCAAACCAACCAATTCATTCAAGATTTTAACCAGCTTCGTGAAATTCTACAAAAAAGCGGCTTTGTAGATTATTCTACAGCAGGTTATGCCTTTGATCCTGAATTTAGCCAGGATCTGATTTTTGAACAGGAAAATTACTATCAAACCCTGATGAAATCAACAAGAGAAAATTTTAAAGTCTCTGGAACAAAGCGTTTTGCCATACTAGAGTTTACTAACCTTGAGCAAAGGCTACTTACCGAAAATAAAATCCTCAATCAAATGCATGAAGATCTACTTAAATGGCGAGATGATTATTTTGCTGCCCAAAATCAGGCCAGAGGCGTTAACAAATACGATGTACCAAAACCTGTTCATAACATTTATTGGAATAATTTCTGCTTAAGTTTAAAAAAATATTTTAGAGGAGATGACCGTAAGATTTTACATTGGGGATTAGATCTCTCCGGTGGTAAAACCGTTCAATTAGAACTCATCGACCGTAACGGAAAAACAGTAGTAGACCCAATAGATATCAAGCAAGGGATCAATGAGCTATATGCCCGCATAAATAAGATGGGCGTATCAGAGGTAAACATTCGCCAAGAAGGCAATACTATTGCACTAGATTTCCCTGGTGCACAAGGATTATCGGCTAGTGATCTTATAAAGTCCTCTTCGATGTATTTTCAAATAGTTAATGAAAAATTCAGCCCGAATAATCCAGAGCTAGCCGATGCTACACAAAAATTTTTACAAGAAATTTGGAATGAAGCTGTAGTTACCAACTGTAAAGACATTGAAGACATCCATTTAATTGCAAGCAAACATTTATATGGTGATTCTTTAGACTCAGAATTAGTGCAACCTCGTTCTGAAGCCGCTAAAACACTTTATGAAAATGGATTGCGTTTTGTTCTTAGCGGGTCTATAAACAGCAATTTTAATGAAACCTATTCTAAAATTGCCATGCTTAGAGGAAGCGACTTTACTAGCTGGAATGGACAAACCCATCCTTTGCTTATTGTGTTTCGTAATTTTGCTTTAGAAGGCTCTAATTTAGAAAATATTCACGCTTCTTATGACCCTTCTAAAGGAAACTTTCTTGCATTTTCCGTTAAAGGCGCCTTCACAGATAAATCAGGAAATAAGCAATATCCCCGCGATAATTTACTAGCTTGGACTTCTCAGTTCTCTAAAGAAAAAATTCAAGGCACAGCTAGAGAAGCTTTTTCTGCAGGAAGAGGCTGGCGTATGGCTGTTATTCTCAACGGATCTATAATTAGCTCCCCTACTTTAGACTCAGAATTAAAAGATAGCGGAATGATTACTGGAAGCTTTACACAAAGAGAAATTAGCCAATTAGAAGCCGACCTTAAAGCAGGTTCTTTAAGTTTTACCCCTCATATTCTCGCTGAAAAAAATGTATCTCCAGAGCTGGGAGCTAAAGAGAGAATACAAGGTATTATTGCAACCATGATTGCCTTATGCCTCGTTATAGCAGCTATGGTAAGTTATTACCGCTTTGGTGGAATGATTGCTTCAATTGCCGTTATTTTTAACCTATTGATTTTATGGGCCACATTGCAAAACCTACAAGCAACTTTGAGTTTAGCTGGAATTGCAGGGATCATTTTAACAGTTGGCATGGCAGTTGATGCAAACGTTTTAGTCTTTGAAAGAATCCGCGAAGAGTTTCAGACAACAGGTCGTATTGCTATGGCTATTCATGTGGGCTATCGCAAAGCTTTCTCTGCAATCCTAGACTCTAATGTCACTACAATTATTGCAGCTTTAGTTCTACTGAATTTTGATTCAGGACCTATTAAAGCTTTTGCTATTACTATGATTATTGGAATTATCTCTTCCATGTTCACCGCACTTTTTATGACACGCTTTTTCTTCTCTAAATGGGTAGAGAACCCCAATCACAAAAAACTGAACATGTTAAATTGGTTTAAAACGAAAGACTTCAATTTCTTTAAATATGCAAAACCTGCGTTATTTCTTTCTTTTTGCGTGATTCTAATAGGCTCTTTTATGCTAGTTACTCAACGCAATACCATTTTTGGTATGGATTTTAGAGGAGGTTATGCGCTTACTGTTGAACTAACTCCTAATACAGAAAACAACTATAGACAATCTATAGAAAAAGCCCTTATAAATGCTGGTGCTACCAGTAATGAAATACAGATAAGAGAGCTTACTCCCAACAATCAGGCTCGTATCTTTTTGAGTAAGAGCTTGCAAGAAGAGGGCCATCCTTTTGCTAATCTGCCTTTTGAATATACCCTAAAAGAATCTAATTACCCTTATCAAACCAATCCAAAAATTGTATGGGTTGTGCAATCATTAGAAAAATCAGGGCTTGTATTAACTCTTTCTAGTCTACAAAGCTTAAATAAGCAATGGACAGAGGTAAGCGGACAGCTCTCTGATACAATGCGTAACAATGCTTTAATTGGAATTAGTATCGCTATGCTATGTATTCTTATATATATTACCATTCGCTTTGAATTTAACTATGCAATCAGCGCTATTTTATGTTTAGCTCATGATCTATTCTTTACTTTAGCCGCTATTGCCATCTTACATAGATTACATGTCCCCATTCAAATTGATCTGAATACAATTGCAGCACTTATGACAATTATTGGATATTCTTTGAATGATACAATTATCGTTTTCGATAGGATTCGAGAAGATATGCAATTTATGCGTAAAATGAGCTTAATCGATATCATGAATCACTCTTTAAATGTAACTTTAAGCAGAACCCTCATGACATCAGGGACTACCTTGCTTGTATTAGTTCCTCTTTTATTCTTAGGCGGATCTACTCTGTTTGGATTTTCTTTAGTTATGGTTATTGGTGTCATTTTTGGAACTCTATCATCATTGTTCATTGCAGCCCCTCTGATGAAGTTTTTTTGTGAACGGGAATTACAGAAATTAAGCAAAATGAAATTAAATGAGCGATAG
- a CDS encoding helix-turn-helix domain-containing protein, whose amino-acid sequence MEREEIQGGLEELNSSSKKVVSITEAAKINNVTRQAIYVAIKQKKLKAKKDATRWTIDLADLELYRNGKYSRTKSMYNGELLFDNHKGFYSVNQVAQILNVPAQKVYYATRVGLMKAHRRGAAWVVHVDDIKEYRENYLNKKVHRFEAV is encoded by the coding sequence ATGGAAAGAGAAGAAATCCAAGGTGGATTAGAGGAATTAAATTCTTCAAGTAAGAAGGTTGTGTCGATTACAGAGGCGGCTAAGATCAATAATGTAACGCGACAGGCGATCTATGTAGCAATTAAGCAAAAAAAGCTTAAAGCTAAAAAAGATGCAACAAGATGGACAATTGATCTTGCAGATCTTGAGTTATATCGTAATGGAAAGTATTCCCGTACGAAATCGATGTATAACGGAGAACTTTTATTTGACAATCATAAAGGGTTTTATTCCGTTAATCAAGTTGCTCAAATATTAAATGTGCCTGCTCAGAAAGTATACTATGCAACACGCGTAGGACTTATGAAAGCACATCGTAGAGGAGCTGCTTGGGTAGTTCATGTCGATGATATTAAAGAATATCGAGAAAACTATCTAAATAAGAAAGTGCATCGTTTCGAAGCTGTATAA